The following coding sequences lie in one Fusarium poae strain DAOMC 252244 chromosome 1, whole genome shotgun sequence genomic window:
- a CDS encoding hypothetical protein (BUSCO:55182at5125), translating to MSDSGKQEDKPMGENQPEIDHDREHDEEQELGTEMSATEEEEITAMKRRVAEMEEEAKKLREMQATLEQQSAELADDKESIDARSIFVGNVDYSASPEDIQAHFESCGSINRVTILLDKFTGQPKGYAYVEFTEPSLVAQALVLNESMFKGRSIKVTPKRTNVPGMSRGRGRGGFRGGRGSFQGRGGFPRGGGYRGGYRGRGRGFAPY from the exons ATGTCGGATTCGGGCAAACAAGAAGACAAGCCCATGGGCGAGAACCAGCCCGAGATTGATCATGATCGCGAGCATGACGAGGAGCAGGAGCTCGGAACTGAGATGTCAGCGACCGAGGAG GAAGAAATCACTGCCATGAAGCGCCGCGTGGcagagatggaagaggaggccaagaagcttcgtgagatGCAAGCGACTTTGGAGCAGCAGTCTGCGGAGCTTGCGGATGACAAGGAGTCAATCGACGCGCGCAGCATTTTTGTCGGCAACGTCGACTACTCCGCCTCCCCTGAGGATATTCAGGCTCACTTCGAAAGCTGCGGCTCCATCAACCGAGTCACCATTCTGCTTGATAAGTTTACCGGACAACCAAAAGG CTATGCCTACGTCGAGTTCACCGAGCCCAGCCTGGTCGCCCAAGCCCTCGTTCTTAACGAGAGCATGTTCAAGGGCCGCAGCATCAAGGTTACCCCCAAGCGCACCAATGTTCCTGGCATGAGCCGTGGTCGTGGTCGTGGTGGATTCCGCGGTGGCCGAGGCAGCTTCCAGGGTCGAGGCGGCTTCCCTCGAGGAGGTGGCTATCGTGGTGGCTACCGTGGTCGTGGACGAGGCTTTGCCCCCTACTAG
- a CDS encoding hypothetical protein (BUSCO:49002at5125) translates to MEPMRGVSGGMGKQPAQQESPEQLLDVFKAAALSVTKLYKISAAGQSKARADGYQDCLDDLLQFLDKEGLGLGDGEGWKIRKWATERLDGRESSSLNTESEDETEKTETASSPELSRQSVPPQQPSQLRTDSAPPSIPPVHEEPTPIVVPTQDSFNFQSSHPYPNIATLDLSDSRSHDDTPTLTRPSKSRLTGGSSRACPRGPGHLVQRAGSKRKLNFDEIFDLGSLSGKDTFGNVAIVHAAQCKHFCQRSVTYETSY, encoded by the exons ATGGAGCCTATGAGAGGCGTCTCTGGTGGTATGGGAAAGCAGCCTGCTCAACAAGAAAGCCCTGAACAGCTTCTCGACGTCTTCAAGGCAGCTGCTCTTTCGGTGACCAAGCTCTACAAGATCTCTGCTGCCGGGCAGTCAAAGGCACGAGCCGACGGATATCAGGATTGTCTCGATGATCTTTTGCAGTTCTTGGACAAGGAGGGATTGGGCCTCGGCGATGGAGAAGGATGGAAGATTCGAAAGTGGGCAACCGAAAGGCTCGACGGCCGTGAGAGCAGCTCTTTGAACACGGAGAGCGAGGATGAGACGGAGAAGACTGAAACGGCTTCATCGCCTGAACTGAGCCGCCAAAGTGTTCCTCCTCAGCAGCCAAGCCAATTGCGAACCGACTCTGCACCCCCGAGCATTCCCCCTGTCCACGAAGAGCCGACGCCGATTGTTGTCCCTACTCAGGACAGCTTCAACTTCCAATCATCACATCCTTACCCTAACATCGCCACTCTCGACTTGTCAGACTCGAGATCCCATGATGACACACCTACTCTTACACGGCCATCGAAATCCAGACTCACCGGCGGCTCGAGTCGGGCTTGCCCCAGGGGGCCAGGACACTTGGTGCAAAGAGCAGGGTCTAAGCGCAAGTTGAACTTTGATGAAATCTTTGATCTTGGCAGTCTCAGCGGAAAGGACACATTTG GGAACGTTGCTATTGTACATGCAGCCCAGTGCAAG CACTTCTGCCAGAG AAGCGTCACATACGAAACTTCATATTAG
- the RSP5 gene encoding NEDD4 E3 ubiquitin-protein ligase (BUSCO:6784at5125): protein MTSRTDSNRPNLRVTIIAADGLYKRDVFRFPDPFAVATINGEQTKTTTVSKRTLNPYWNESFDFRTNEDGILAVQVFDQKKFKKKDQGFLGVINIRVGDVMPELSADADDQMLTRDLKKSTDNLVVHGKLIINLSCNLSAPARGGQASTARPSLGTGPSNASNLSAPPLENRPGSSMSGPNGAGGSQVNLAHRPSSISSVSGASAPGPNASGQTRQTNQLSPFEDAQGRLPAGWERREDNLGRTYYVDHNTRTTSWNRPTATGAQEQRNDREAATQVERQRHQNRTLPEERTGSNSPTLHAQQPQPAAAPATNGGAVMHTGATSPGTGELPPGWEQRWTPEGRPYFVDHNTRTTTWVDPRRQQYIRMYGGQNNANGQIQQQPVSQLGPLPSGWEMRLTNTARVYFVDHNTKTTTWDDPRLPSSLDQNVPQYKRDFRRKLIYFRSQPAMRILSGQCHIKVRRSHIFEDSFAEITRQSATDLKKRLMIKFDGEDGLDYGGLSREFFFLLSHEMFNPFYCLFEYSAHDNYTLQINPHSGINPEHLNYFKFIGRVVGLAIFHRRFLDAFFIGALYKMMLGKAVALADMEGVDADFHRSLQWMLDNDISGGILEQTFSTEDERFGVLTTEDLIPGGRDIEVTNENKKEYVDLMVKWRIEKRIAEQFQAFKEGFQELIPQDLINVFDERELELLIGGIAEIDVDDWKKHTDYRGYTESDEVVQNFWATVRSWDGEQKSRLLQFTTGTSRIPVNGFKDLQGSDGPRRFTIEKAGEITNLPKAHTCFNRLDLPPYKSLEMLQQKLTIAVEETMGFGQE from the exons ATGACCAGTCGCACCGATTCTAA CAGGCCTAACCTCCGGGTTACCA TTATCGCGGCCGACGGTTTATATAAGAGGGACGTTTTCC GTTTCCCCGACCCTTTTGCTGTTGCGACCATAAATGGCGAGCAAACCAAAACAACGACTGTCAGCAAAAGGACTCTAAACCCGTACTGGAACGAGAGCTTTGACTT TCGCACCAACGAAGATGGTATCCTCGCAGTACAAGTTTTTGACCAGAAGAAGTTTAAGAAGAAGGACCAGGGATTCTTGGGAGTTATCAACATTCGCGTCGGAGATGTCATGCCTGAGCTCAGTGCAGACGCCGATG ACCAGATGCTCACACGAGACCTGAAGAAATCAACCGATAACCTTGTCGTCCATGGAAAACTTATCATTAACCTGTCTTGCAATCTCAGTGCACCAGCCCGCGGCGGCCAGGCATCGACAGCTCGACCATCTTTGGGCACCGGCCCTTCGAACGCTTCCAACCTCTCCGCCCCCCCGTTAGAGAATCGGCCTGGATCTTCAATGTCAGGCCCAAACGGCGCCGGTGGTTCCCAAGTCAACTTGGCACATCGCCCGTCTAGCATTAGCTCTGTTAGCGGTGCCAGCGCCCCTGGACCAAATGCATCCGGACAAACTCGCCAAACCAATCAACTCAGCCCATTCGAAGATGCCCAAGGACGTCTACCCGCAGGCTGGGAGCGTCGTGAGGATAACCTAGGTCGCACCTATTATGTCGATCACAACACCCGAACAACGAGTTGGAACCGACCCACTGCAACTGGTGCTCAGGAGCAGCGGAATGACCGAGAAGCCGCTACCCAGGTTGAGCGACAGAGACATCAGAACCGTACCTTGCCCGAGGAGCGAACTGGTTCCAATTCGCCCACACTGCACGCGCAACAACCGCAACCAGCGGCAGCACCGGCAACTAACGGCGGCGCGGTGATGCACACTGGAGCAACAAGTCCTGGCACAGGAGAACTACCCCCAGGCTGGGAGCAGCGATGGACACCCGAAGGCCGACCCTACTTTGTTGATCACAACACAAGAACGACCACCTGGGTCGATCCACGTCGCCAGCAGTACATCCGTATGTACGGTGGCCAAAACAATGCCAACGGCCAAATccaacagcagcctgtgtCACAACTTGGTCCTCTACCTAGTGGTTGGGAAATGCGACTGACCAACACTGCTCGGGTCTATTTTGTTGATCACAATACCAAGACCACCACATGGGACGATCCCCGACTGCCCTCATCCCTGGATCAGAACGTTCCTCAGTACAAGCGAGACTTCAGGCGAAAGCTCATTTACTTCCGCTCACAACCAGCGATGCGAATCCTTAGTGGCCAGTGCCACATCAAGGTGCGACGCTCTCACATTTTCGAGGACTCGTTCGCCGAGATTACACGCCAGTCAGCCACCGATCTGAAGAAGCGACTTATGATCAAGTTTGATGGCGAAGATGGTCTGGACTATGGTGGTCTCTCTCGAgaattcttcttcctcctctcaCACGAAATGTTCAACCCCTTTTATTGTCTTTTCGAATACTCCGCCCACGATAATTACACCCTTCAGATTAACCCCCACTCCGGCATCAACCCGGAGCATCTCAACTACTTCAAGTTCATTGGCCGTGTTGTCGGCCTGGCGATCTTCCACCGACGCTTTTTGGATGCCTTCTTTATCGGTGCTCTATACAAGATGATGCTCGGCAAGGCAGTAGCCCTGGCAGACATGGAGGGCGTCGACGCAGACTTCCACCGATCATTGCAGTGGATGTTGGACAACGACATTTCCGGAGGTATCTTGGAACAGACCTTCTCTACTGAAGATGAAAGGTTTGGAGTTCTCACCACTGAGGATCTTATTCCTGGCGGCCGCGACATTGAAGTCACCAATGAGAACAAGAAGGAATATGTGGATCTCATGGTCAAATGGCGAATTGAGAAGCGTATCGCCGAGCAATTCCAGGCCTTTAAGGAAGGTTTCCAAGAGCTTATTCCTCAGGATCTCATCAACGTCTTCGATGAACGCGAGCTCGAGCTCCTCATCGGAGGTATCGCCGAGATCGATGTCGACGACTGGAAGAAGCACACCGATTACAGAGGATACACGGAATCCGACGAGGTCGTGCAGAACTTCTGGGCGACAGTACGATCTTGGGACGGCGAACAGAAATCACGACTGTTGCAATTCACTACTGGAACCTCTCGAATTCCCGTCAACGGATTCAAAGACCTTCAGGGCAGCGATGGCCCTAGACGATTCACTATTGAAAAGGCGGGAGAAATCACTAATTTGCCAAAGGCACACACTTG TTTCAACCGACTCGATTTGCCACCTTATAAGAGCCTAGAGATGCTTCAGCAGAAGCTCACAATTGCCGTCGAAGAGACTATGGGTTTCGGTCAAGAGTAG
- a CDS encoding hypothetical protein (BUSCO:2945at5125): MAPRSRANAVDTDASMSDAQEHRQVDDMEVDETPDYTDTENPSTTASSVAGEPAGDGRRRRTEVNQLRRSIFGKKHDRLGESKEDDTIRRFRYLLGLTDLFRHFIETNPDPTIRDIMTKIDRQNADAARAKKGAGRQGGATSERRRRTEAEEDAELLKDEKQGGSAETVFRDSPSFVHGTMRDYQIAGLNWLISLHENGISGILADEMGLGKTLQTISFLGYLRHILDINGPHLVIVPKSTLDNWKREFAKWTPEVDVLVLQGAKDERQALINDRLVDEKFDVCITSYEMVLREKSHLKKFAWEYIIIDEAHRIKNEESSLSQVIRLFDSRNRLLITGTPLQNNLHELWALLNFLLPDVFGDSEAFDQWFSGQDRDQDTVVQQLHKVLRPFLLRRVKSDVEKSLLPKKEVNVYLGMSEMQVKWYQKILEKDIDAVNGAGGKRESKTRLLNIVMQLRKCCNHPYLFEGAEPGPPYTTDEHLVYNAGKMAVLDKLLKRLQKQGSRVLIFSQMSRLLDILEDYCVFREYKYCRIDGGTAHEDRIAAIDEYNKPGSEKFVFLLTTRAGGLGINLTTADIVVLYDSDWNPQADLQAMDRAHRIGQTKQVVVYRFVTENAIEEKVLERAAQKLRLDQLVIQQGRAQQAAKAAANKDELLSMIQHGAEKVFQSKGATGTMGSKDGEIDDDDIDAILSRGENRTKELNAKYEKLGIDDLQKFTSESAYEWNGENFANTKKNINMTWINPAKRERKEQSYSMDKYFRQTMYPNPKADAKPKAPRAPKQVPVHDYQFYPPRLRDLQDRETAYYRKEIGYKVPLADGEEDTLEEREAERALDQQEIDNATPLTEEEREEKEKLSLQGFGDWNKRDFQQFVNGSGKYGRNDYEGISQEIDSKSPPEIKAYAKVFWQRYTEIADYPKYIKTIEDGEERTRRIEHHQKLLKKKMGQYRVPLQQLKINYSVSTTNKKVYSEEEDRFLLVLLDRYGIDSEGLYEKMRDDIRESPLFRFDWFFLSRTPIELSRRCTTLITTIVKEFEDVPARNGVNGKSKREPDDENDEDSILGMAPAKKKAKNGVKNKALDNVKSVKSSKNSSATPSRASSVASTASAGGSAKSKKGRKK; the protein is encoded by the exons ATGGCGCCTCGCTCTCGAGCCAACGCTGTTGATACTGACGCGTCCATGTCCGACGCGCAGGAACATCGTCAGGTGGATGATATG GAAGTTGACGAGACCCCCGATTACACCGATACCGAGAaccccagcactactgctaGCAGTGTCGCTGGAGAGCCTGCCGGAGATGGACGAAGGCGCCGTACAGAAGTCAACCAGCTCCGTCGCAGTATTTTCGGAAAGAAACACGATCGACTAGGTGAATCAAAG GAAGATGACACAATCCGAAGATTTCGCTATCTGCTCGGACTCACCGATCTATTCCGACATTTCATTGAGACGAACCCAGACCCCACGATCCGCGACATCATGACCAAAATCGATCGACAGAACGCCGACGCAGCCCGTGCGAAGAAGGGGGCCGGAAGACAAGGAGGTGCTACGAGCGAGCGACGTCGACGCacagaagctgaagaagatgCTGAATTGTTGAAAGATGAGAAACAGGGaggctctgccgagacggtaTTCCGTGACTCCCCTTCTTTCGTCCATGGTACCATGAGAGACTACCAGATTGCTGGACTCAATTGGCTTATTTCGCTACATGAGAACGGTATCTCTGGCATTCTCGCGGATGAGATGGGTCTCGGAAAGACTCTGCAAACAATATCTTTTCTCGGTTACCTACGCCACATCCTGGACATCAACGGACCACACCTGGTCATCGTCCCCAAATCCACACTGGACAACTGGAAGCGCGAGTTTGCTAAGTGGACACCTGAAGTGGACGTTTTGGTACTGCAAGGTGCCAAAGATGAGAGACAAGCTCTCATCAACGACAGGCTCGTCGATGAGAAATTCGATGTTTGCATCACTAGTTACGAGATGGTTCTTCGAGAGAAGTCGCATTTGAAGAAATTTGCCTGGGAGTACATCATTATTGATGAG GCGCATCGTATCAAGAACGAAGAATCATCACTTTCGCAGGTTATCCGATTGTTCGACTCGCGAAACCGATTGCTCATCACTGGCACACCTCTGCAGAACAACTTGCACGAACTTTGGGCTCTTCTTAACTTCTTGCTTCCTGATGTTTTTGGCGACTCGGAGGCTTTCGACCAATGGTTTTCTGGTCAAGACCGTGACCAAGATACAGTTGTTCAACAACTTCACAAAGTTCTCCGTCCTTTCTTGCTGCGTCGTGTGAAGAGCGACGTGGAGAAGAGCTTGCTGCCCAAGAAGGAAGTCAACGTCTATCTGGGCATGTCGGAAATGCAGGTCAAGTGGTATCAAAAGATCTTGGAAAAGGACATCGACGCTGTCAACGGTGCAGGCGGCAAACGTGAGTCCAAGACTCGACTGCTCAACATTGTCATGCAGCTTCGAAAGTGTTGTAACCATCCTTATCTGTTCGAAGGTGCTGAGCCAGGCCCGCCTTACACAAccgacgagcatcttgttTACAATGCCGGTAAAATGGCTGTTCTTGACAAACTACTCAAGAGACTCCAGAAGCAGGGCAGCCGCGTTCTCATCTTCTCCCAGATGAGTCGATTGCTGGACATCCTCGAAGATTACTGTGTTTTCCGAGAATACAAGTACTGCCGAATTGATGGTGGAACCGCCCACGAGGACCGAATCGCTGCCATTGACGAGTACAATAAACCTGGATCGGAGAAGTTTGTCTTCCTCCTCACAACACGTGCCGGTGGTCTGGGTATTAACCTGACGACTGCCGACATTGTCGTTCTCTATGATAGTGATTGGAACCCCCAGGCTGATTTGCAGGCCATGGATCGAGCCCATCGTATCGGCCAGACCAAGCAAGTTGTTGTCTACAGATTTGTCACGGAAAATGCTATCGAAGAAAAGGTGTTGGAAAGAGCCGCCCAAAAGCTACGACTGGATCAGTTAGTTATTCAACAGGGTCGCGCACAACAAGCCGCCAAGGCCGCAGCAAATAAGGACGAACTTCTGTCAATGATTCAGCATGGCGCCGAAAAGGTCTTCCAGTCCAAGGGGGCTACAGGTACCATGGGATCCAAGGATGGAGAgatcgatgatgatgacatcgATGCGATCCTTTCTAGAGGTGAAAACCGAACAAAGGAGCTCAACGCCAAGTATGAGAAGCTAGGAATCGACGACCTGCAAAAGTTCACCTCGGAATCTGCCTACGAATGGAATGGCGAGAACTTTGCCAACACGAAGAAGAATATCAACATGACTTGGATCAACCCAGCCAAACGAGAGCGAAAGGAACAATCGTACTCGATGGACAAATATTTCCGACAGACCATGTATCCCAATCCCAAGGCGGATGCGAAGCCCAAGGCGCCCCGAGCTCCCAAGCAGGTTCCTGTCCACGACTACCAGTTCTACCCGCCGCGCCTTCGCGATCTCCAAGATAGGGAAACCGCTTACTACCGCAAGGAAATCGGCTATAAGGTTCCCCTTGCTGACGGTGAGGAAGACACCCTTGAAGAGCGAGAGGCCGAGAGAGCCCTTGATCAACAGGAGATCGATAATGCCACACCTTTGACtgaggaagagagggaagagaaagagaagctTTCGCTGCAAGGATTTGGGGACTGGAATAAGCGAGATTTCCAACAGTTTGTCAATGGCTCTGGCAAATACGGACGAAACGACTACGAAGGCATCTCCCAGGAGATCGACAGCAAGTCACCCCCCGAAATCAAGGCTTACGCCAAGGTCTTCTGGCAAAGATACACTGAAATTGCCGACTATCCCAAGTACATCAAAACGATTGAGGACGGTGAGGAGCGTACACGCCGCATCGAACATCACCAGAAGCTATTGAAAAAGAAGATGGGTCAGTACCGAGTTCCTCTGCAGCAGCTCAAGATCAACTACTCTGTTTCCACTACGAACAAGAAGGTGTAcagtgaggaggaggatcGATTTTTGCTGGTTCTGTTGGACCGCTACGGTATTGACTCAGAGGGTCTCTACGAGAAGATGCGAGATGATATCCGAGAATCGCCTCTCTTCCGATTTGACTGGTTCTTCCTCAGCCGAACGCCTATTGAGCTGTCGCGTCGTTGCACTACTCTGATCACTACTATTGTCAAAGAGTTTGAGGATGTTCCTGCTCGCAATGGTGTTAATGGAAAGTCTAAGCGAGAGCCTGACGACGAGAACGACGAGGACAGCATTCTTGGAATGGCACCAGCAAAGAAAAAGGCGAAGAATGGGGTTAAG AACAAGGCGCTTGACAATGTCAAATCTGTTAAATCTAGCAAGAACAGCTCGGCAACTCCGTCTAGAGCATCCAGTGTTGCGTCTACCGCATCCGCGGGTGGTTCTgccaagagcaagaagggTAGAAAGAAGTGA
- the TIF34 gene encoding translation initiation factor eIF3 subunit (BUSCO:30271at5125), with protein sequence MRPILLAGHERALTQIKFNKDGDLIFSVAKDQQICAWFSHNGERLGTYHGHVGAIWTVDVNPTSTMIASGSADNTIRLWEVKSGRLIKTWEFPTAVKRVEFNEDGTKLLGVTEKRMGYLSNIVVIDINPDLNAEQNDEKSLTIVCDESKATVAGWSALSKYIIAGHEDGSVSRYDAKTGDLLDNVPVHELNQPIVDLQWSPDRTYFITACKDKTSKLISARDLEVLKTYVADTPLNSATITPKKDFVILGGGQAAMDVTRTSARQGKFEARFYHKVFEDEIGRVRGHFGPLNTVAADPTGKSYASGGEDGYVRVHHFDKGYFDFNYEVERERINRMQ encoded by the exons ATGAGGCCCATTCTTCTTGCCGGGCACGAGCGTGCGCTCACCCAAATTAA GTTCAACAAAGATGGCGATCTCATCTTCTCCGTCGCAAAGGACCAGCAGATCTGCGCCTGGTTCTCCCACAACGGCGAGCGTCTTGGAACCTACCACGGTCACGTCGGTGCTATCTGGACTGTCGATGTCAACCCCACCTCAACCATGATCGCCTCCGGTTCTGCCGACAACACTATCCGTCTCTGGGAAGTCAAGTCCGGCCGCCTCATCAAGACCTGGGAGTTCCCTACCGCCGTCAAGCGAGTCGAGTTCAACGAGGATGGAACCAAGCTGCTGGGAGTTACTGAGAAGCGAATGGGTTACCTTTCCAACATTGTTGTTATCGACATCAACCCCGACCTCAACGCCGAGCAGAACGACGAGAAGAGCCTTACCATTGTTTGCGACGAGAGCAAGGCCACCGTTGCTGGCTGGAGCGCCCTTAGCAAATACATCATCGCCGGCCATGAGGATGGCAGCGTAAGCCGATACGACGCCAAGACTGGCGACCTGCTCGACAACGTCCCCGTCCACGAGCTCAACCAGCCTATCGTCGATCTCCAGTGGTCTCCCGATCGTACCTACTTCATCACTGCTTGCAAGGACAAGACCTCCAAG CTCATCTCTGCCCGTGACCTCGAGGTCCTCAAGACTTACGTTGCCGATACACCCCTCAACAGTGCCACCATCACCCCCAAGAAGGATTTTGTCATCCTCGGTGGTGGTCAAGCAGCCATGGATGTCACACGAACCTCCGCCCGTCAGGGTAAGTTCGAGGCCCGTTTCTACCACAAGGTTTTCGAGGACGAGATCGGCCGTGTGCGAGGTCACTTCGGTCCCCTCAACACTGTCGCCGCCGACCCTACGGGCAAGAGCTACGCCAGCGGCGGAGAGGACGGATACGTGCGAGTTCACCACTTCGACAAGGGCTACTTCGACTTCAACTACGAGGTCGAAAGGGAACGAATCAACCGAATGCAGTAG